The genomic stretch AAGACCATATCAAATGTAAACTGACTGTAGTGAAACTTCAACCATGTTCTTTTATCAACGTTCTATAGCTAATTCCTGTAATCAAGCAACCTTGACCCACTTCCGTAGCAGGATCTATAGCCAATAGATAACGTGACTTCCGCTCAAACACCATTGTACCCATTTCATCATAACtaataaatcaattaattatataatttgtaCATTATTTGGCAACATATACAAGTTTGATTTTGACTTGTTCATGATGTATATGGCAATGGCAAAAACCTCGTCCGAGTCCTGTTAATTTTCTTAGATTTAAGAAGTAATATATCTCAtgtagtgatttgtcgctgaataaatcattgtttggagttcagatgcgaagaaattgTATCACGatggctgcgccctcgtgatataataatacgcatctgaacgacaaacaatgattttattcaagagcaaatcactaaatgagatatatcatttcgattctaacacgttacgaaaGGACTTTaaatacatccttgacggcattcattaaatatttgcccgttttcaattcgagagcttggtgcaaaactattgtaagtgtatatgaataaagaacaagatacaatagttttgcgccagaCCCTcgaattggtttcttttccagcgcgccgctatgccgtttgacgctttgacgtaataattgtgacgttagaacagtgaattgttgtataataattcactgttttcagccatctttgtttgatatgaaaatgaatcggatcgtgttagaatgacaGTTAGTTGTTTGAATGCCCGCCAGCTAACATCAATAGGGACAGCGCAGATCttcggattgcggggtcgtgagttcgatcctcaggcaaggcgaatgttctccgtgacgatttgataaaagacattgtgtctaacaAATCAcccgtcctccacctctgattcatgtggggaagttggtaattacttgcggagaatataggtttgtactagtacagaatccaggaacaccggttaggatacataactgaaaaactgttgagaaacggcattaaacataaaataaacaaattatctgTTTCTTTCTATCCGTTTTCCTTTGTGTTTCATCTTCTtcaaccaacatagtgcatttgcgaccagcacggaaccagaccagtctgtgcatccgcccagtctggtcaggatccatgctgttcgctaacggtttctctaatttcaataggctttgaaagcgaacagcatgggtcctgaccagactgcgctgatgtgcaggctggtctggatccatgctgatcgcaaatacaatgtgttggttttcccatggcgcggctcaaatgttacagtcaatgttttatataaatctatctATACTGTACcgttaaaatgtttgttactgGTCAATCAAGTAGTACCTGGGTTCCAAATGACTGaccaatttatttttgtttataccATTGAAAGCACAGTGTATTTCTAGTCATGTTTGTACGAGGTAATGTCACATTGTTTTGGGGTTAAATCATAGTGTTACTGGGTACTGATATAACATTGTAATtggtaatattaatatatatattaagcaTAAAGTATGAATGGTGAGTTTAAAAGATCACATTTAGTTGGCCAGTAGAcagattaatattttatttaatttacttaaTACTCTGCATGACAATTCTGATCACCTTTTTATTGTTCCTCTTGATTAATGACGTAATTGAGTCCTTTTTCTTGCCAGATTCTTTAACAGATTAAGCAAAACGAGGCGTTCTAAACCACTGTCACTATCTGTTGTTCCTGTGCCCGTTTCTGCTGCAGTTGTTGGTTCTGTGTCCGGTTCTGCTGTAGTTGAGTTGGTCGGCTGTGGCGTTAATGTAGTTGTCTCGGACTCTGCTGCCGTTGTTGCATTTGCCTGGGACTCTGTTGTTGTAGTTTTCCCTTCGTCAGATGATTCGATTTGCGAGTCTGTGTTAGTTTCAGTTTCTTCTggctcttttgtaaataaatacagttATACATGTTATTTGCCGGAGCTAAGATTTAAAAGCGGAATTCCTATTAAGATCTGTATCTAGGATACGATAATCAAAATATCACCATAGTGCAGTTTCCACTTTATTGTACTTGCGAAATTATCTACAATTGCAGAAATGCTTATTGTACACATTTGATGTAAAATGTATTGATATTCTATTAGGAAACTTAAGTGGTAACCAAACGTTAACGGAGTAGCATAGATAAATCACGATCCCTTTGAGTTTTACAATATGGTCAGTTTTCCTTCTGTGGATTAATCTCACATATTCGTCCTTTATTCTATTGTTTTATTTCGTGTAAACATTTACCATGCTAGAtatttaaaatggactggtctatcattcaatttgggcagtaccatttattatttgaataggtgttaactgaaaatttgcagactgaatagcgaacagtgcaggtcatgatcagcctacgCGATGTATGTGTAAGAGATCATTAATATAGGTCTTTCTTTAAAGATACCTCAAGATCACAAACTCTTCAAACATCTGTCGTATCTATGTTTACTTCATTGCCAGTAacaaggtgtttttttttaaaccagtCAGATTATTTTACAGTTCAGTCAAATTTCTTTTTGAAGGGTGGCATGCATATTCTCTGTCTATGAAATATCTAAACGATTTTCTCCGGGTCCAGGTAAATAATCCGAGTTTTCCTTTAGACAGAAATTGCAGTTAAATGGTGTTCTGACATTGAGAAATAATTTAAAACCGACATAATTTAGACATAAGacataattaaatataaataaagcatTATTACTGCTTGTAaagtattgtatatatattttaaatgaatagttTAGAAAGACCTCCTTTTTAAAAGAACACGTTTCGAGATTATTTCATGTCACCAAGTCGCTCTTAATATGTACAAATCAgtaaaagatagaaagaaagGCTTTATATTTCCATTCCACATGACTATACCCTCCTTTAGTCATTCAAGTAATGAAGAtgatctttattttttaaatcccATATACTTACTCAATTTCAAACACGcagctttttcaaatataattactACAAGCCTTCCTATTAGGCGTTCTCGACTACGAGTTCTGACCTAGGCGAATAATGTTCGAAGATTATGCCGATCGGCATCCATGCTTCAAGTGTGATTCATATGGACAAGTTGTTAGTTATTTACAGTGTATGTTATAAGAACATGGGTTATATAAACCAACCTCCACTCAGCTAAAACCCTGGTGGAAAATGGGGTTAAACTATAGAAACAACACACACTTTCAGAATTAGTTACCGTTATTATTCAAGCCAGTATTTCCGTTGGACTTATGTCATTAAACTATGGAATTAATATAATTTGCCGTTAAGTTTAAACTCGAgccaaaaattttgtttaaagacaGTATGGAAGTACATTGTAGTATAACAACGACAGATATGTCCCTAAGAAAAAAAGTTATCAAGGAATTGCGCCACTGAAGTATGAATTTAGCATAAAATGGTAGATACATACCAGGCACTGTCATCTCTAGTAAAGAGATCAGTCTGTCTATTTTTCCTGGAAATAGAAAGAAGCAATTAGACAGTATATCATTTATGAGGcgtaaaactttttaaatcatatattaattatattaaaaattatatgtcaattacatttcattttcttgtttcttgcGTACAACAAAAATGTCAATGCTTCAGGATCGATTACGATTGTactttattgcattatatattttcaGCGTGAGGTCACGCGGTAGAATGCTCGTCTACGCATTCTACAGACTGCATGTTTCATTGAAGTTTAAAGTAAAATCCACACAGAACGTATTTTAGTCCATAATTTTCCAAAACAGTATATCAACTTCTagtaaaataaagatataaaggTAAGGTAGGGAGGCTTAAAAGGTTCATATTAGTATTATTCCATTAATTCGTTTATTTCATAGATTATATCAAATAACTGTCATTCGTTATATTTTTTGACGTCATTGTTCCTGTTAGTCCGTTTTTTGGTGGTTCAATACCCCTTGACTGTAttgtaattttcataatttaGCATCCATAgtactttcattttaataataatttaaaatgaaaaggaCAAGAGACTATTGGAGGACTGAAGCGCCTTGTCAATGAATGAATACCAATTGTCAAAAAAGGCGTAACTATGACATGAAAACAAGACAGCTTTATACaacctgtgcattacatgtcagattatcacactcagtgaataagtgtgtgaagtttcattccttTCCATCAGTAGTTATTTAGATGTCAGCTTAATATATAATtaagtaataaaacatttaaagtgaCTTTGAGAAAAAGCATTTTCATAATACCTGAAATCGGATAGTTGTTCAGCTTAGTTGGAGCTACCGCACTCACCCGTTTGCCGGTGTGAGTGTACTAGGTAGCCACTGAACTTTCACGTACTTATACATTGTGATAATCTGTTAAGCAATGAGTAgggttcataactctgttttgcatgtGTTtctatgtaagcttgtatcttcactgtgatgatctgatagGCAATACACAGGTTTCACAACAATTTCACAAAGTCATGCCCGTTTTTCACCTTAGCcattttataaaaactttgtacataAGCCGGTGTCTAAGTAACTTATAACTGAAATGGACGGGAACTAACACACTTATCTGATGCAATGCATATGCTTAATAACTTAATGTACTGCTTTTGTACACAGTCATGTCCCTTCATGAGTTAACACCATTTGGTTCAGATTATATCTGTAACCGCTTGTGGAAACGTATTGAAACGTATTGAAAGTTCTCGTACTTGTTTACTGTAATGATCAGACAGGCAAtgcaaccgcctcggtagcctagtggtagagcgtccgcttcaaaTGCGggagatcgtgagttcgatctccaGCCGCgacataccaaagacgtaaaaaatggtactagcagctcctcgcttggcgctcagcattaaggggatagtgctaggactggtcagcccggtgtcagtataatatgactgtgtggggtatcatgccacgtgtctacggcgtgatattccagtgaggatattccagtgaggcagcactataaagttgggcattgtgctcactgctacaagtagacaccgtcgtttatatgacgtCAAATTCAACTAAGGTGTGACATTGTATATTTTCAGATGCTGTGTGTAATATATATCTAGTCTCTTGTTTATTCTTGTAATATGGATGTCCAGATAGCATAATTATGTTCGTTTTACCGTGAATATATTTGTATGCATTGCATTTGGATGATTCTAtgtatttttatgcatttattggaaagcaatttatttaaaagaaaacgaaTGTATGCTGTTTCATTTAcgtaaaaaaaagtataaaagtgtCCAGCCCTTTCAATAGTTGACTCCACGGCAGAGTTAGATGGTAGCATAAAAGACAGGTATAAAATCCAACTGAGATGCATTAATGTATGTCTTGACCTGTTTCATCGGAGCCTTACCTTTTCCTTTGATACTCGGCTTCCTACAAAAGCATTCAGTACATACACTTACAGTCCTATAGTGTTTTATAAATTACATTTACACGAGCACTTGTGTGTTTTACTTATTGTGCCTACATAGATTATCCTGGTGAGAATAACTAGCTTAAATTCGTTTGTGACCTTGGAACACATTGTGGTTTGTGCGCATTTAGCCAGTTCAGGCTCAACAGTGGTGCTCTTGCAACTGCCCTCTCTGGGGCGTTTGTAATGCTTAATTTTTCTTCGTCTGTGCAGTTCAGTGTAAACAATGTATGAATAAGGTAGACATATCCATCTATAGGTTCACTACTGTAGGGTTATATTTTTGGGACCATGAGTATTAGAATGTGACTATTCTTGTTAAATCTTTGAATAGTATACCGTAGAATCTAGGAATTAAAACTTATCATTAATGAAAGGTagattaaataaattacatttgacATACGAATATGAGGAACTTAAGAGAGTCAGTTTTTTAATCACTAAAGAGGTGTCTTCTGTGGATGAGGTTCGTACACTAATCTTCACAGACGGAGTACTGACGGGGTATAATTAGACAGGAAGGATAAAACTCAAAGGCTCATTTAAATgtgctttatatttttttaagggTGCTTAAGCTTACTATAGTCTCTACCGGTAGCTCATACGGGCGACTGAGGGTACTGAGCACGATTCAATTCCGTAAGCAGCCTTATGCTTGGCACCATACGGGTGAATGTATTACCTGAAAACTGGTAGTTTTAGTATGATGAGTGGGGACCCACACTCACGGTTCAAGTTCCGTTTACTGAATAGAAATCTGCTCGATTATTAATAATATATGACTCGATATTATTTATGAGGTTTAAGATGTAAATAGACAGGACTATTTAAGTTGGATAAAGcgtttttagatattttgtttgcTAGAATCTTCAAAAGTTTCTAGTTAGATAGTATACAAACGTGTATATTTGAAAGCTCTTTTTAATCTCCAAAACGCACATAACAAATCTAATCATGGCTTTGCCTATGACTACGCACGAATTGGATTATGGTACTTATAATCATCATCTTTAAAACAAGGCTTACAAAGCCACAGGCAGCCCATTGTACTACGTTTCATTATATTGTTTACACCATTCCCTGCTGAAAGATTTTCGAAGGaatgatttgttttaatttcatgatCGTTTTGTATGGTTTAGACTGTAAGGTTATGTTAATACATAATTAAAGGCAAAATAGTTAATGTAAATGTTGATATCTAAATGCTTGACTCAGTAAGGGTTAAACAAAATGACTAGAGCGAGTTACCCCTAGCTGAAAATCTAGTTCACACTTTGACGATATGTgagctttttatttcaattagtGACTGATATCTCTCTGTTATCATAAAGAGTTTGCTAGGTTTTGTGTTATTCCTTTAGAAATAAAAACCAAGTAGAATAAAAGAAAAGGAAGATTCTAACGAATATAACCACCATAAAGCGTTAAACGCCACCATACATAAACATACTTCTTGCATTTTCGCGTTTCATCTGGTCTTGCAGTATTTGAATTTTGCAAGAACAACAATGTGCAGTGATACCTACTGGAAATTTGACCTGATTTGAAAGCGTTTCACACCCAATAAGTTTAAAAGTAGGTTAATTAGTTTAAATGCCTTCGTCGATTTTGACAAAGTAAAATCGGTAATGAATTGTGTGTTGTCCGAATATTTGATGCAAGTACCCTGCAACTGTTTTAAATATACATTgcaataattgttaatgttttactCACGAAATTCTTTAGAAATATGGGGGTCCGGTGCATTTTACACTTTCACAGGAAGGGACGCCCTACCGCGAAATTAGAATTAACTTCCTTGGCAAAAGTAATGGTCACATGCACCGGAAGCATTAtgggtttaaaagtaaacaaggactagaaaaatgattttctgtttgaAATGATACTGGAAAAGAAAAAGTTGATTAACTCAGTAGGAAATAATAGCAACATaatcttgtttttctttcctttattaATTTATTCCCTTACTACCGCGAAAATAGCATCAAAATAGTATAATGAAATGTTAGAACATAGAACACTACGTTCATCAGTACCGTTATATGTGTagaaactgatgaaattacactaacctttagcctgctaaagttctaaaatggactggtccatcattcaatgcAGGACCTTTGTTGTAATTCATATAACAAACGCccattaaattgatatttttataaaatactgCATTCCTGAGCGGGTGATaaatgaatattgaccgaggcgccagaaATTAAATTACGGATCATTTCATATGCGCTGAATAAGAAATAACGATGTTGCGCATAAGATATAAAATCACTGtagaatataatatattattcaagttaaactaatgggaaatttgcattgggcaTTTATGTGCggtataacaaatatatatatatcacacaaAGTCCGATCGAAGATATCTGTAAAAGCCCTGACACCTTTTAAGGTTAAACAGTTGACCAAGACGTTCGAGTGTACAACGTTTAAGTTGTATTTAACGTTTGTATGAGGCGTACTAGTAGTATAATAATTGTTTGTTCTGGAACAGTttaaccccatttgaccttttgacccttggtccggactgactaatgccggacaatttaaaatactttaaaaaccacaggttttaaacccagcaattaacccaaccctaaacttataatactaactcgcgaagctGAAACCTTCGGGTtctttgacccagtcagacctacagtcttcggttgcactcggtacacttgtaccctcaaaatataacgacaccggtgtcattttctttaacaagtttatcaatatcgtttgtgagctcaatgtaaagcgacaccggtgtcgttctattggtatttactttcattcataaaaccgatatgtttacatttgtagtacaattcgtttaaacttccttgtgatcgatttacgttttacagctgatttaatataagtgtcataggtaaatcaagtgcattttttaaaaatgataatgtgggaaaccacaaattcaaccaatcaaaagcctgccatttttctgccacgaaggcagcaaactgtcatttgcttttactttggccgaatctttggccgaatctttggcaaaactttggcagattatatttattaataaaatgtaaggtatttgatcttattttcaattagtaagtatattattagggtacacatagtaattaaaactttaattaagcttttaatccaaaagtctgtttctatcataggatacaggttcatctgatatgtagaatctgatgtaactacccatcaaaagcataaatgttaattctgtagatgctgaatcgttataaggatgaatatcaaacactgttccttgtgttaaataaattttaatttttttttatactagaTATTAaccgatcagtgtcaaagtcctcacctgctcagctgttatatttacattatcaaatatatcaaaaaataaaactcaTATCCTGAGGCCTtaaattccgccacctaaatataaaatggttttggggcttttagtcggtttatacggttcaccggGGGCTCgcacctttaataaaatcttaatatctattatataagttccggtttttctgactataaacacaccactcaaaagcatatctagtaatctattttatatttttggtctatgagtataaaatctttataatctacgaaaattccaggtcttacttgaaatatatttaaatattttcagatcggccatatttttatttgttgaatatatccaggcaccacgacggtcaaattactttttcattttgtatgtaatcaaaagtatgattataaagTATTCAAAGGAAAACACCTCATGTCTcattcctctaccctttttttttttcctgtctttcttttaaagtttaatttatttcagctaaatcatcaagtcgttttgttgtagcattcagaagcagataaatatcaacagtattctttttttctagctaatttgggtgtttttgtttaagaaaacattttttatttttgtaatttcttcagcattaggggtaatttcttcgacattagcggttattgctttagtattagcagtaattattTGGGTATTAGCGTGATtgttctccttgtttagctgatatttcaactacagagtccaaatcatttattatttttttaatttgatcattaattatcttaattgcttcagtattacaGTAATTAACTccccttgtttaactgatttttcaactacaaagtccagttcattttttgttttcaactttatcattaagctgcgtcatatcttcttgtaatttttttgtaatttacttaattctgcatattttaaattgtgacggttgtcaacaatactaatccaatttcgaatttttttttttaaagtcatctattttagaattgagctcttttttaaagtcatctaatgcttttgtcatggtcatcacctctttgtgaagctgcctttccaattcagatttatttttctgaaaatttatttgaaaatgtatgagaaaatcttgattcccttttgtcatttcagtatttagtttatttatttctttctgatttctaactgatacatatttgtaaactttttctcagcttcaataatcttgtctcttagttcttcatgtttaattgggtatcatttatttcctgaacttgagtgtataacttttcaaaattggttctgaatactttttttttgttgtcatctgtcaaatcagatttctttcaagttctttaatagaatcaaccatagctttcatttcttttcaagtttaccttgtaattgattaattaataatgaattcttttaaaatcttttgttaattcttcaatattctttacttctgcttctagtgtttgttttatacttttgacatcttcaagtttatagtcatctattacctttaaattttttttatacacaatCCGTCTTggactgcatcgttgggtttatctggatttcctaggttgattttCATtccctcccatatctaatgctctattcattgtgttatcaagttccttatttctgtgaagatacgattccgttcctttctaagctttttgttttgttttttagtagcataatcacttaaatctttatcaaatttaactttattatactttcaggttcacttatttgttttacatcattaaaaactcccatttttATATtcccagtaaagttttttcttaaaaacttccttggtttgtcaatatataagaattcatatttttgatttgttgcattagcaaaagtatcacgatctatattttgttcattacaaatcctatcaTTTTCCGTTTtccctggactttcaaataaaatataatgtgaacattaattcgaatatcttttggtgtttttatagtaagactgacttaaataaataacacaacattttttgtGTCGCCCTTTgaataagtattttgttatttcattttgaacttttttatcttcacatacaaaatcatcaaatattactactttttgtttttctgatcaagattctcacaaggttaattggttgggatcagctgaatattcaagtatttcatttggatctactttaattttttttgaaattttgggcttaagttgttaattaaatcctgattttagattgttctaagtttttagcatacaagtataatttatcataaatataaaaaggggttttttcgaagtatatgcttaaagtatttgtttttccagatccagaagatccacatattaaacattctaaaacatgaatctggcataaaaggataatattgtttaaagttattggat from Mercenaria mercenaria strain notata chromosome 16, MADL_Memer_1, whole genome shotgun sequence encodes the following:
- the LOC123540714 gene encoding uncharacterized protein LOC123540714 isoform X1; its protein translation is MNVTVCAVLVFICVTMVTANYPDDMKINLLKRLLISPPGIGSGAGGAKGGNCKNLERLEGKIDRLISLLEMTVPEPEETETNTDSQIESSDEGKTTTTESQANATTAAESETTTLTPQPTNSTTAEPDTEPTTAAETGTGTTDSDSGLERLVLLNLLKNLARKRTQLRH
- the LOC123540714 gene encoding uncharacterized protein LOC123540714 isoform X3, which gives rise to MNVTVCAVLVFICVTMVTANYPDDMKINLLKRLLISPPGIGSGAGGAKGGNCKNLERLEGRIDKLISLLEMILPEPEETETNTDSQIESSDEGKTTTTESQANATTAAESETTTLTPQPTNSTTAEPDTEPTTAAETGTGTTDSDSGLERLVLLNLLKNLARKRTQLRH